A genomic region of Epinephelus moara isolate mb chromosome 23, YSFRI_EMoa_1.0, whole genome shotgun sequence contains the following coding sequences:
- the ikbip gene encoding inhibitor of nuclear factor kappa-B kinase-interacting protein isoform X1 yields the protein MPAELKQRKKSQKQSDEGSETSASNVIDETQKVKTEGGNNAGANKTSSGLDIRGLMCLLSLVACGALSWMVLQQNERFTEIEEKYRSLHVKTSSLFDMEEEVLKVSKKLAASEDDLREALSTVSLATRLQQEISTLHTAVMGMQADENSASRDLQAVNGHFLNVTETWQERLAAINSDLSALKAESREAHATATERVNEAEQRARALTEKLEELEASTKRNARAMERTEEDDTKRAQDHLDWNTKQIQTLEQQVSTLSKREAELSSQLQEHIPRALECEEHLPQVEEAVRSILKLAGDLNGAEKRLEEVTLQVFGTEDSMLKALSEILEIRQELDTLQAQNSILKMKNELSVVKEAVRELTMVLRGDTVDSQKDSDAVEEEEWKYDEMEEDEEWEKDDIDETTQTPLDDLTE from the exons ATGCCTGCTGAGTTAAAACAGAGGaagaagtcacagaaacaaagtGATGAAGGGTCCGAAACGTCGGCTTCAAATGTCATAGATGAAACGCAAAAGGTGAAGACAGAAGGTGGAAACAACGCAGGAGCGAATAAAACGTCCTCTGGTTTGGATATTAGAGGCTTAATGTGCTTATTGTCGCTTGTAGCTTGCGGGGCTCTCAGTtg GATGGTGCTGCAGCAGAACGAGAGGTTTACTGAAATTGAGGAGAAGTACAGATCTTTACACGTAAAGACTTCAAGTCTGTTCGACATGGAGGAAGAAGTCCTGAAGGTTTCCAAAAAG CTTGCCGCCTCTGAGGACGACCTACGGGAGGCGCTCTCCACCGTCTCCTTGGCGACGCGACTCCAGCAGGAGATCTCCACCCTCCACACTGCGGTGATGGGGATGCAAGCTGATGAGAACTCCGCCTCCCGTGACCTGCAGGCAGTTAACGGCCACTTCCTCAACGTGACGGAGACGTGGCAGGAGCGTCTAGCTGCCATCAACTCTGACCTGTCCGCCCTGAAGGCTGAGTCACGGGAAGCTCACGCCACAGCCACAGAGCGGGTTAACGAGGCTGAGCAGAGGGCCCGGGCGTTGACGGAGAAGCTGGAGGAGCTTGAGGCCAGCACAAAGAGGAACGCCCGAGCTATGGAGCGCACAGAGGAAGACGATACCAAGCGGGCGCAGGATCATCTGGACTGGAACACCAAGCAGATCCAAACCCTGGAGCAGCAGGTCAGCACCCTGAGCAAAAGAGAGGCGGAGCTCAGCTCTCAGCTCCAGGAGCACATTCCCCGAGCGCTTGAGTGTGAAGAGCACCTGCCCCAGGTGGAGGAGGCGGTGCGCTCCATCCTGAAGCTGGCGGGTGATCTGAACGGGGCAGAGAAACGTCTGGAAGAGGTGACGCTGCAGGTGTTTGGGACTGAAGACAGCATGCTGAAAGCACTCAGTGAAATCCTTGAGATCAGGCAGGAGCTGGACACCCTGCAGGCTCAAAACAGCATCCTGAAGATGAAGAATGAGTTGTCCGTGGTTAAAGAGGCGGTCCGTGAACTCACCATGGTGCTGAGGGGAGACACTGTCGACAGCCAGAAGGACTCTGAtgctgtggaggaagaggaatGGAAATACGATGAgatggaggaggatgaggagtgGGAAAAAGACGACATAGATGAGACAACTCAAACTCCACTCGATGACCTCACTgaatga
- the ikbip gene encoding inhibitor of nuclear factor kappa-B kinase-interacting protein isoform X2 gives MPAELKQRKKSQKQSDEGSETSASNVIDETQKVKTEGGNNAGANKTSSGLDIRGLMCLLSLVACGALSWMVLQQNERFTEIEEKYRSLHVKTSSLFDMEEEVLKVSKKCESVQLMLEGLGGQRGALQPQLEGLEQEVSLLKEWAFGLNEKRAQLQTSLTSLRDAVGQIEERTSAIAKDFVNKVASVRTDVRRMDGLQSELESLLTQVAELEDKTAQVERSMVKRIGDVLANSIDRVSNLRSASERNTQAIEQLRRRIPELTAADTQISERLRELESGRARLIRTVTFASDLKPKVAAIKRDFRAFEPQLSDLTLRIGRLAEDLMKREQEVAELRQTLANLTAVEGDLSVTSKQVSEMTDLSDIGEMPQPT, from the exons ATGCCTGCTGAGTTAAAACAGAGGaagaagtcacagaaacaaagtGATGAAGGGTCCGAAACGTCGGCTTCAAATGTCATAGATGAAACGCAAAAGGTGAAGACAGAAGGTGGAAACAACGCAGGAGCGAATAAAACGTCCTCTGGTTTGGATATTAGAGGCTTAATGTGCTTATTGTCGCTTGTAGCTTGCGGGGCTCTCAGTtg GATGGTGCTGCAGCAGAACGAGAGGTTTACTGAAATTGAGGAGAAGTACAGATCTTTACACGTAAAGACTTCAAGTCTGTTCGACATGGAGGAAGAAGTCCTGAAGGTTTCCAAAAAG TGTGAGAGCGTCCAGCTGATGCTGGAGGGTCTCGGGGGTCAGCGGGGGGCTCTGCAGCCTCAGCTGGAGGGTTTGGAGCAGGAAGTGAGCCTCCTGAAGGAGTGGGCCTTTGGGCTGAATGAGAAACGAGCTCAGCTTCAGACCAGCCTGACCTCACTGAGAGACGCCGTGGGACAGATCGAAGAGCGCACCTCAGCCATCGCAAAGGACTTTGTCAACAAG GTGGCGTCAGTGAGAACAGATGTGCGCAGGATGGACGGTCTACAGTCTGAGCTGGAGTCTCTGCTCACTCAGGTGGCAGAGCTGGAAGACAAGACTGCTCAGGTGGAGCGCAGCATGGTCAAACGCATCGGGGATGTACTGGCCAACAGCATTGACCGAGTCTCAAACCTGCGCTCTGCGTCCGAACGCAACACTCAGGCCATAGAGCAGCTTCGCAGGCGCATTCCTGAACTCACCGCCGCTGACACACAGATCTCTGAGCGCCTGAGGGAGCTGGAGAGCGGCAGAGCTCGTCTGATAAGAACAGTGACGTTTGCCAGCGACCTCAAACCGAAGGTTGCTGCCATTAAAAGAGACTTCAGGGCGTTTGAGCCTCAGCTGTCAGATCTGACTTTGCGGATAGGAAGACTGGCAGAGGATCTTAtgaagagagagcaggaggtcGCTGAGCTAAGACAGACTCTGGCTAACCTCACTGCAGTAGAGGGAGATTTAAGTGTAACAAGTAAACAGGTTAGTGAAATGACTGATTTATCTGATATTGGAGAGATGCCCCAGCCCACATGA